In the genome of Chaetodon auriga isolate fChaAug3 chromosome 15, fChaAug3.hap1, whole genome shotgun sequence, one region contains:
- the sec24a gene encoding protein transport protein Sec24A isoform X1 has translation MSTAGFNSQNGTGTGQTYANGPSQNPVALQQLPGVSYSMTHQPPYNPMQAKAPSPPGPGLYPSGPYQPVPPVSSYQPGPPLSSYPTPPGQPLLTRPPLGGPPSHTPPQSASPSPGPRLPPAQATPPPPVSSSSYYSSPQQPQPMAPAWQYNTAPPPSGPPTSMNTPPRGPVANHVNPAASSTAPPPSSAAYSSAPQAHVSHSATQPLGPRMPPTSVHGYTQPGAAPPPMNPIAPHTYQPNRAPYGPPPTGPPPTMKPTPPPTGPPMANATPPPPKADAQCGGIVNSTLSPTEPDCQEGDIECPGTVAGNGPQAPNSYNHVDNKMAGLPQPGPPGRHLGHYPSLPPGYQNTSTPHNATSPMHPAMQAATQPYTQAPQPYQQPPVGPGPAQLSPSLAAMSLQSSTPEALRVVNLLQDRNLLPPSPIPAPTPCLPQDLQKINCNPEVFRSTLTSIPQTQSLLNKAKMPLGLLLHPFKDLSQLPVVTSSTIVRCRSCRTYINPFVSFLDQRRWKCNLCYRVNDVPEEFMYNPVSRSYGEPHKRPEVQNATIEFIAPSEYMLRPPQPAVYLFVLDVSHNAVETGYLNVFCQSLLDNINSLPGDSRTKVGFITFDSTIHFYNLQEGLSQPQMLIVSDIEDIFLPTPDSLLVNLNECKELVQDLLKSLPTLFEKTMETQSALGSALQAAFKLLSPTGGRMSVFQTQLPNLGVGALQSREDPNQRANAKDIQHLSPATDFYKKLALDCSGQQVAVDLFLLSAQYCDLASLGCISRYSAGSIYYYPSYHHQHNPSQVECFQKDLKRYLTRKIGFEAVMRIRCTKGMSIHTFHGNFFVRSTDLLSLPNVNPDAGFAVQMSIEENLDDMQVVSFQAALLYTSSKGERRIRVHTLCLPVVNSLSDIFAGADVQAISGLLACMAVDRSVTASLSDARDAMTNAAIDSLTSYRQSVLTIQQPGLLAPACLRLFPLFILALLKQKSFRTGTSTRLDDRVFAMCQLKYQPLIYAMLMIHPALYRVDDLTDEGALNINERTIPQPRLLQLSVEKLCREGAFLMDAGTVMYLWIGRNCHPNFLTQVLGVPNYAAVPDNLYMLPELDTAESQRTRAFIGWLRDQRPFFPSLHVIREESQRKASFMQNMIEDRTESALSYYEFLLHLQQQISK, from the exons gTCCATCACAAAATCCagttgctctgcagcagctgccaggGGTCAGCTACAGCATGACTCATCAACCGCCCTACAATCCAATGCAGGCCAAAGCTCCCTCGCCACCCGGCCCTGGACTATATCCCTCTGGGCCATACCAGCCTGTTCCTCCAGTCAGCTCCTACCAGCCTGGCCCACCACTTAGTTCCTACCCAACTCCTCCAGGCCAGCCGCTGTTGACCAGACCCCCACTGGGAGGTCCTCCATCCCATACCCCTCCTCAGTCTGCCAGCCCCAGCCCTGGTCCGAGGCTGCCCCCTGCACAAGCcacaccccctcctcctgtaTCTTCTAGTAGCTACTACTCAAGCCCACAGCAGCCTCAGCCCATGGCCCCAGCTTGGCAATACAACACAGCTCCCCCACCATCGGGGCCACCCACTTCAATGAACACACCTCCCCGCGGCCCTGTGGCTAATCATGTGAACCCAGCCGCAAGCTCAACTGCGCCGCCACCGTCATCGGCGGCTTACAGCTCTGCACCACAAGCCCATGTGTCCCATAGTGCAACCCAGCCCCTGGGCCCAAGGATGCCACCGACCTCTGTGCACGGATACACCCAGCCAG GCGCTGCACCTCCACCAATGAATCCCATAGCCCCCCACACATACCAGCCAAACAGAGCTCCCTATGGCCCCCCACCTACAGGCCCACCACCAACCATGAAACCCACACCGCCTCCCACTGGACCCCCAATGGCTAATGCCACACCTCCGCCCCCTAAGGCAGATG CTCAGTGTGGGGGGATTGTTAACAGCACTCTGTCCCCCACTGAGCCCGACTGCCAGGAGGGGGATATTGAATGTCCAG GAACTGTGGCTGGCAATGGCCCACAAGCACCAAACAGCTATAATCATGTTGACAACAAAATGG CTGGCCTGCCCCAGCCTGGACCACCGGGTCGGCACTTGGGCCACTACCCCTCCCTACCCCCAGGGTACCAGAACACTTCGACCCCACACAATGCCACCTCCCCCATGCACCCTGCGATGCAGGCCGCCACGCAGCCTTATACTCAAGCACCTCAGCCATACCAGCAG CCACCTGTTGGCCCAGGGCCAGCCCAGCTGAGCCCGTCCCTGGCGGCCATGAGCCTCCAGTCCAGCACCCCGGAGGCCCTGAGAGTGGTCAACCTGCTGCAGGACAGGAACCTGCTGCCACCAAGCCCGATACCTGCTCCGACACCCTGCCTCCCACAGGACTTGCAAAAGATCAACTGCAACCCAGA GGTTTTTCGTAGTACGCTAACCAGCATCCCTCAGACCCAGTCTCTGCTCAATAAAGCGAAGATGCCACTGGGCCTGCTGCTCCACCCTTTCAAAGACCTCTCG CAACTTCCTGTGGTGACTTCCAGCACCATCGTCAGGTGTCGGTCCTGCAGAACCTACATCAACCCCTTTGTCTCTTTCCTGGACCAGAGGAGGTGGAAGTGCAACCTGTGCTATCGGGTCAATGATG ttcCAGAGGAGTTCATGTACAACCCAGTCAGCCGGTCGTATGGAGAGCCACACAAAAGGCCCGAGGTCCAGAACGCCACCATCGAGTTCATTGCTCCTTCAGAATACATG CTGAGGCCACCACAGCCTGCTGTTTACCTCTTCGTTCTTGACGTATCCCACAATGCAGTGGAGACGGGCTACCTGAATGTGTTCTGCCAGTCACTGCTGGACAACATCAATTC GCTTCCTGGAGACTCTCGGACAAAGGTAGGCTTCATCACCTTTGACAGCACCATCCACTTCTACAACCTCCAGGAGGGACTTTCCCAGCCTCAGATGCTCATCGTGTCTGACATCGAAG ATATCTTTTTACCCACACCAGACAGCCTTCTAGTAAACCTCAATGAATGCAAAGAG cttgTGCAGGATCTGCTCAAGAGCCTGCCAACTTTATTTGAAAAGACCATGGAGACCCAGTCTGCCCTGGGTTCAGCTCTGCAAGCGGCCTTCAAGCTGCTGTCGCCCACAGGAGGGCgcatgtctgtgtttcagacCCAGCTGCCTAACCTCGGTGTGGGGGCACTGCAGTCCAGAGAAGACCCTAACCAACGGGCAAACGCCAAG GACATCCAGCACTTATCCCCAGCGACAGACTTCTACAAGAAGCTGGCTCTGGACTGCTCCGGCCAGCAGGTGGCGGTCGACCTGTTCCTGCTCAGCGCTCAGTACTGCGACCTGGCATCGCTCG gCTGCATATCCAGATACTCAGCAGGGAGCATTTACTACTACCCCTCCTACCACCACCAGCACAACCCCTCTCAGGTGGAGTGCTTCCAGAAGGATCTGAAGAGATACCTAACCAGGAAGATCGGCTTCGAGGCCGTCATGAGAATACGCTGCACCAAAG GGATGTCCATCCACACGTTCCATGGAAACTTCTTCGTGCGCTCCACGGATCTGTTGTCCCTTCCCAACGTGAACCCAGACGCCGGCTTTGCGGTTCAGATGTCCATCGAGGAAAACCTGGACGACATGCAGGTCGTCTCTTTCCAGGCCGCGCTGCTTTACACGTCCAgcaaag gagagaggaggatccGTGTCCACACTTTGTGTCTCCCTGTGGTCAATTCGCTGTCAGACATCTTTGCAGGGGCTGATGTTCAAGCCATCTCTGGACTGCTGGCTTGCATGG ctgtggaCCGCTCAGTGACGGCCAGTCTGAGTGACGCCAGAGATGCGATGACCAACGCTGCCATTGATTCGCTGACGTCGTACCGGCAGTCCGTGTTGACCATCCAGCAGCCTGGCCTGCTGGCCCCGGCCTGCCTCAGACTCTTCCCCCTCTTCATCCTCGCCCTGCTCAAACAG AAATCCTTCAGGACGGGCACCAGCACCAGGCTGGATGACCGGGTGTTCGCCATGTGTCAGCTGAAGTACCAGCCGCTGATCTACGCCATGCTGATGATCCACCCTGCCCTGTACCGTGTGGACGATCTGACCGATGAG GGAGCTCTGAACATCAATGAGCGGACCATCCCTCAGCccagactgctgcagctgtctgtggaGAAGCTCTGCAGGGAAGGAGCTTTCCTCATGGATGCTGGAACG GTGATGTATCTGTGGATCGGACGGAACTGCCACCCCAACTTCCTCACACAAGTCCTGGGAGTTCCCAACTACGCTGCCGTGCCTGATAACCTG TACATGCTCCCAGAGCTGGACACTGCCGAGTCACAGAGAACCAGAGCTTTCATTGGCTGGCTGAGGGATCAGAGGCCGTTCTTCCCCTCCCTGCATGTCATCAG GGAGGAGAGCCAGCGGAAAGCCAGCTTTATGCAGAACATGATCGAGGACCGAACAGAGTCGGCCCTGTCGTACTACGAGTTCCTGCTTCACCTCCAACAGCAAATCTCCAAATAA
- the sec24a gene encoding protein transport protein Sec24A isoform X2, with protein sequence MSTAGFNSQNGTGTGQTYANGPSQNPVALQQLPGVSYSMTHQPPYNPMQAKAPSPPGPGLYPSGPYQPVPPVSSYQPGPPLSSYPTPPGQPLLTRPPLGGPPSHTPPQSASPSPGPRLPPAQATPPPPVSSSSYYSSPQQPQPMAPAWQYNTAPPPSGPPTSMNTPPRGPVANHVNPAASSTAPPPSSAAYSSAPQAHVSHSATQPLGPRMPPTSVHGYTQPGAAPPPMNPIAPHTYQPNRAPYGPPPTGPPPTMKPTPPPTGPPMANATPPPPKADGTVAGNGPQAPNSYNHVDNKMAGLPQPGPPGRHLGHYPSLPPGYQNTSTPHNATSPMHPAMQAATQPYTQAPQPYQQPPVGPGPAQLSPSLAAMSLQSSTPEALRVVNLLQDRNLLPPSPIPAPTPCLPQDLQKINCNPEVFRSTLTSIPQTQSLLNKAKMPLGLLLHPFKDLSQLPVVTSSTIVRCRSCRTYINPFVSFLDQRRWKCNLCYRVNDVPEEFMYNPVSRSYGEPHKRPEVQNATIEFIAPSEYMLRPPQPAVYLFVLDVSHNAVETGYLNVFCQSLLDNINSLPGDSRTKVGFITFDSTIHFYNLQEGLSQPQMLIVSDIEDIFLPTPDSLLVNLNECKELVQDLLKSLPTLFEKTMETQSALGSALQAAFKLLSPTGGRMSVFQTQLPNLGVGALQSREDPNQRANAKDIQHLSPATDFYKKLALDCSGQQVAVDLFLLSAQYCDLASLGCISRYSAGSIYYYPSYHHQHNPSQVECFQKDLKRYLTRKIGFEAVMRIRCTKGMSIHTFHGNFFVRSTDLLSLPNVNPDAGFAVQMSIEENLDDMQVVSFQAALLYTSSKGERRIRVHTLCLPVVNSLSDIFAGADVQAISGLLACMAVDRSVTASLSDARDAMTNAAIDSLTSYRQSVLTIQQPGLLAPACLRLFPLFILALLKQKSFRTGTSTRLDDRVFAMCQLKYQPLIYAMLMIHPALYRVDDLTDEGALNINERTIPQPRLLQLSVEKLCREGAFLMDAGTVMYLWIGRNCHPNFLTQVLGVPNYAAVPDNLYMLPELDTAESQRTRAFIGWLRDQRPFFPSLHVIREESQRKASFMQNMIEDRTESALSYYEFLLHLQQQISK encoded by the exons gTCCATCACAAAATCCagttgctctgcagcagctgccaggGGTCAGCTACAGCATGACTCATCAACCGCCCTACAATCCAATGCAGGCCAAAGCTCCCTCGCCACCCGGCCCTGGACTATATCCCTCTGGGCCATACCAGCCTGTTCCTCCAGTCAGCTCCTACCAGCCTGGCCCACCACTTAGTTCCTACCCAACTCCTCCAGGCCAGCCGCTGTTGACCAGACCCCCACTGGGAGGTCCTCCATCCCATACCCCTCCTCAGTCTGCCAGCCCCAGCCCTGGTCCGAGGCTGCCCCCTGCACAAGCcacaccccctcctcctgtaTCTTCTAGTAGCTACTACTCAAGCCCACAGCAGCCTCAGCCCATGGCCCCAGCTTGGCAATACAACACAGCTCCCCCACCATCGGGGCCACCCACTTCAATGAACACACCTCCCCGCGGCCCTGTGGCTAATCATGTGAACCCAGCCGCAAGCTCAACTGCGCCGCCACCGTCATCGGCGGCTTACAGCTCTGCACCACAAGCCCATGTGTCCCATAGTGCAACCCAGCCCCTGGGCCCAAGGATGCCACCGACCTCTGTGCACGGATACACCCAGCCAG GCGCTGCACCTCCACCAATGAATCCCATAGCCCCCCACACATACCAGCCAAACAGAGCTCCCTATGGCCCCCCACCTACAGGCCCACCACCAACCATGAAACCCACACCGCCTCCCACTGGACCCCCAATGGCTAATGCCACACCTCCGCCCCCTAAGGCAGATG GAACTGTGGCTGGCAATGGCCCACAAGCACCAAACAGCTATAATCATGTTGACAACAAAATGG CTGGCCTGCCCCAGCCTGGACCACCGGGTCGGCACTTGGGCCACTACCCCTCCCTACCCCCAGGGTACCAGAACACTTCGACCCCACACAATGCCACCTCCCCCATGCACCCTGCGATGCAGGCCGCCACGCAGCCTTATACTCAAGCACCTCAGCCATACCAGCAG CCACCTGTTGGCCCAGGGCCAGCCCAGCTGAGCCCGTCCCTGGCGGCCATGAGCCTCCAGTCCAGCACCCCGGAGGCCCTGAGAGTGGTCAACCTGCTGCAGGACAGGAACCTGCTGCCACCAAGCCCGATACCTGCTCCGACACCCTGCCTCCCACAGGACTTGCAAAAGATCAACTGCAACCCAGA GGTTTTTCGTAGTACGCTAACCAGCATCCCTCAGACCCAGTCTCTGCTCAATAAAGCGAAGATGCCACTGGGCCTGCTGCTCCACCCTTTCAAAGACCTCTCG CAACTTCCTGTGGTGACTTCCAGCACCATCGTCAGGTGTCGGTCCTGCAGAACCTACATCAACCCCTTTGTCTCTTTCCTGGACCAGAGGAGGTGGAAGTGCAACCTGTGCTATCGGGTCAATGATG ttcCAGAGGAGTTCATGTACAACCCAGTCAGCCGGTCGTATGGAGAGCCACACAAAAGGCCCGAGGTCCAGAACGCCACCATCGAGTTCATTGCTCCTTCAGAATACATG CTGAGGCCACCACAGCCTGCTGTTTACCTCTTCGTTCTTGACGTATCCCACAATGCAGTGGAGACGGGCTACCTGAATGTGTTCTGCCAGTCACTGCTGGACAACATCAATTC GCTTCCTGGAGACTCTCGGACAAAGGTAGGCTTCATCACCTTTGACAGCACCATCCACTTCTACAACCTCCAGGAGGGACTTTCCCAGCCTCAGATGCTCATCGTGTCTGACATCGAAG ATATCTTTTTACCCACACCAGACAGCCTTCTAGTAAACCTCAATGAATGCAAAGAG cttgTGCAGGATCTGCTCAAGAGCCTGCCAACTTTATTTGAAAAGACCATGGAGACCCAGTCTGCCCTGGGTTCAGCTCTGCAAGCGGCCTTCAAGCTGCTGTCGCCCACAGGAGGGCgcatgtctgtgtttcagacCCAGCTGCCTAACCTCGGTGTGGGGGCACTGCAGTCCAGAGAAGACCCTAACCAACGGGCAAACGCCAAG GACATCCAGCACTTATCCCCAGCGACAGACTTCTACAAGAAGCTGGCTCTGGACTGCTCCGGCCAGCAGGTGGCGGTCGACCTGTTCCTGCTCAGCGCTCAGTACTGCGACCTGGCATCGCTCG gCTGCATATCCAGATACTCAGCAGGGAGCATTTACTACTACCCCTCCTACCACCACCAGCACAACCCCTCTCAGGTGGAGTGCTTCCAGAAGGATCTGAAGAGATACCTAACCAGGAAGATCGGCTTCGAGGCCGTCATGAGAATACGCTGCACCAAAG GGATGTCCATCCACACGTTCCATGGAAACTTCTTCGTGCGCTCCACGGATCTGTTGTCCCTTCCCAACGTGAACCCAGACGCCGGCTTTGCGGTTCAGATGTCCATCGAGGAAAACCTGGACGACATGCAGGTCGTCTCTTTCCAGGCCGCGCTGCTTTACACGTCCAgcaaag gagagaggaggatccGTGTCCACACTTTGTGTCTCCCTGTGGTCAATTCGCTGTCAGACATCTTTGCAGGGGCTGATGTTCAAGCCATCTCTGGACTGCTGGCTTGCATGG ctgtggaCCGCTCAGTGACGGCCAGTCTGAGTGACGCCAGAGATGCGATGACCAACGCTGCCATTGATTCGCTGACGTCGTACCGGCAGTCCGTGTTGACCATCCAGCAGCCTGGCCTGCTGGCCCCGGCCTGCCTCAGACTCTTCCCCCTCTTCATCCTCGCCCTGCTCAAACAG AAATCCTTCAGGACGGGCACCAGCACCAGGCTGGATGACCGGGTGTTCGCCATGTGTCAGCTGAAGTACCAGCCGCTGATCTACGCCATGCTGATGATCCACCCTGCCCTGTACCGTGTGGACGATCTGACCGATGAG GGAGCTCTGAACATCAATGAGCGGACCATCCCTCAGCccagactgctgcagctgtctgtggaGAAGCTCTGCAGGGAAGGAGCTTTCCTCATGGATGCTGGAACG GTGATGTATCTGTGGATCGGACGGAACTGCCACCCCAACTTCCTCACACAAGTCCTGGGAGTTCCCAACTACGCTGCCGTGCCTGATAACCTG TACATGCTCCCAGAGCTGGACACTGCCGAGTCACAGAGAACCAGAGCTTTCATTGGCTGGCTGAGGGATCAGAGGCCGTTCTTCCCCTCCCTGCATGTCATCAG GGAGGAGAGCCAGCGGAAAGCCAGCTTTATGCAGAACATGATCGAGGACCGAACAGAGTCGGCCCTGTCGTACTACGAGTTCCTGCTTCACCTCCAACAGCAAATCTCCAAATAA